A single genomic interval of Alistipes provencensis harbors:
- a CDS encoding FtsB family cell division protein gives MKIQFGRKFWIVATAAIVVFTVFMVGRNALHAVKIKRQINVLTRERAYYSEKIEQDSTLLERLRYDDFLEEYARENYHMQRRDEHVYIIKE, from the coding sequence ATGAAAATTCAGTTCGGCCGCAAATTCTGGATCGTCGCCACGGCGGCTATCGTCGTCTTCACCGTTTTCATGGTGGGACGCAACGCCCTGCATGCCGTGAAGATCAAGCGCCAGATCAACGTCCTGACCCGCGAGAGGGCTTACTACTCGGAGAAGATCGAGCAGGACAGCACCCTGCTGGAGCGCCTGCGGTACGACGATTTTCTCGAAGAGTACGCCCGCGAGAATTACCACATGCAGCGGCGCGATGAACATGTGTATATTATCAAAGAGTGA